The region TGGGATATAGAGGTTTGTAATGGTGTTTTCGATAAATTCATCATGCAGTTGCTGAAGCTTTTCGTCTGAATTCCAGTAATTTCTTATAATATTTTGAGCCTCATCGGGGTTCGAAAAATATTCATTTGCAATCCAGTTGATTTTTTCTTTTTTGGATAATTTAGAAAATCCGGCAACAGCGTTGTTCATTCTCAGTATATTAAATAATAATGTTGCTGCAAATATACCATTTTAAGAGTTTTGTTTAAAATGTATTTTAAAAATGAGAACTACGCAATCGTTATTTTTTTTAACATTTAACACTTAAAATGTGTATTATGTTTATTTTTTTTACTAAAATTGGGCTCTTTTTTATATTTAAATTAATTGTAATGAGTACAAGTAAAATTACTGTAATACTTTTATTTCTGGTTGCGACTGTTTTTGGTCAACAAAAAATCACTATCGAAAATATTTATAGCGGGGCATTTCGTGCAAAAGGAATGGATGAATTGCAATCTTTGAAAAATACAGACCAATATACTGTATTGAATGTGGATAGAGCAAGCAGAAGCATGCAGATTGATTTATATGATTTTGCAACTTTAAAAAAGGTTTCTAATTTAATTGATACAAAAAATCACGCAGCGCTTTCAGAAGGAATTGACAGCTATATTTTTGATGCATCCGAAAAGAAAATTTTAATTGCATGCAATACCAATCAAATTTTCCGCCACTCATTTACTGCAGATTATTATTTGTATGACATCGCTTCAAAATCTTTGACAAAGCTTTTTGATTTTCAGATTCAGGAGCCAACTTTTTCTCCTGACGGAACAAAAATCGCTTACGCTAGAGAAAATAATTTATATGTGTATGATATAGCTTCAAAAAAATCTACTCCAATTACAACTGATGGTAAAAAGAATGCTGTAATAAACGGTATTACGGACTGGGTTTATGAAGAAGAATTTGCTTTTGTTCGTGCTTTTGACTGGAGCAAAGACAGTAAAAAAGTAGCCTATATTCGTTTTGACGAAAGTCAGGTTCCGGAGTTTTCAATGTCAATGTTTCATAAGGATTTGTATCCAACAATTGAGACTTTTAAATATCCTAAAGCAGGAGAGAAAAACTCAGAAGTTTCATTACATATCTATGATGTAGCGGCAGGAGCAACTAAAAAAGTCGATTTAAGTAAGTATAATGATTTCTACATTGCAAGATTACAATGGACAAATGATGCAAATGTACTTTCTGCACAGGTTTTAAACCGTCATCAGGATAATTTAGATTTATTATTTGTTGATGGAAATACAGCAACAGCAAAAGTAGTCTTAAATGAAAAAGACAAAGCTTATGTAGATGTAACAGATAATCTAACTTTCTTAAAAGACAATAGTTTTATCTGGACTAGCGAAAAAGATGGTTTCAATCATATTTATTTATATGATAAAACAGGAAAACTTAAAACTCAGGTTACAAAAGGAAACTGGGAAGTGGTTTCATACTACGGTTTCGACGAAAAAACAAAAACTATTTTCTATCAATCTACAGAAAATGGTTCTATCAACAGAGATATTTACAGAGTTGGTTTAGATGGAAAAAACAAAACCCGCTTAACTACAAAAGTTGGAACAAGCGCGGCAACTTTTAGTCCGAACTTCCAATATTTTATTACTACTTTCTCAAGTAATTTAGTTCCTACGACTTATACTTTAAATGAGGCTAAAACAGGAAAAGAGCTTCAGGTTATAGAAAACAATCAGGCACTTGCTGATAAATTGAAAGGATATAACTTACCGGCAAAAGAATTCTTCGTTTTAAAAACGGCAAAAGGAAACGAATTAAACGCGTGGATTTTAAAACCAAAAGATTTTGATCCTTCAAAAAAATATCCTGTTTTCATGTACCAATATTCTGGTCCGGGATCACAACAAGTAAACAACGACTGGAACAACTCTGATGATTATTGGTTCTTATCGCTTACACAACAAGGTTATATTGTAGCGTGTGTTGACGGAAGAGGAACTGGATACAAAGGAGCAGATTTCAAAAAAGTGACTCAAAAAGAATTAGGGAAATATGAGGTAGAAGATCAAATCGATGCGGCTAAAGTAATAGGTTCTTATCCTTATGTTGATGCTTCAAGAATTGGAATTTTCGGATGGAGTTATGGTGGTTTCATGGCTTCCAACTGTATCTTCCAAGGGAATGATGTTTTCAAAATGGCAATTGCTGTTGCGCCGGTAACCAACTGGAGATTCTATGATAGTGTTTACACAGAAAGATACATGCAGACACCACAGGAAAATGCAAGTGGTTACGATCAAAACTCACCAATAAACCATGTTGATAAATTAAAAGGCAAATTTTTATTGATTCACGGTTCAGGAGATGATAACGTTCATGTTCAGAATTCAATGCAGATGATGGAAGCTTTAATCCAGGCAAATAAACAATTTGATTCTCAAATTTATCCGGATAAAAATCACGGTATTTATGGCGGAGCTACAAGAATTCAGCTATATAATAAAATGACTAACTTTATCAAACAAAATCTATAATCTAAATCTTTTAAACTTAATTAAATAAGCGAATAATATGGGAGAAAATCAAGTAAAAACTGCGCATCCAAAAGGGCTTTGGGTATTGTTTGGAACGGAGATGTGGGAGCGGTTCAATTTTTATGGAATGCGGGCTTTATTGACTTTATTTCTTGTAAATTCATTATTAATGAAAGAAGAAGAAGCTTCGTTAATTTACGGAGGTTTTCTTGGTCTTTGTTATTTAACTCCAATGCTTGGAGGTTTTGTAGCCGATCGTTATTTAGGAAACAGAAATTGTATCTTATTAGGAGGGTTATTAATGGCTATCGGGCAATTTTTATTGTTTACGAGCGGAAGTATTTTTGACGAGAATCAATCTTTAGCTAAAACTGTAATGTATTGCGGATTAGGTGTGATTGTTTTTGGTAATGGATTCTTTAAGCCGAATATTTCTAGTATGGTTGGAAGTTTGTATCCAAAACAAGAAAAAACAAAGTTAGATACTGCATTTACTATCTTCTACATGGGAATCAATATCGGTGCTTTTTTAGGACAATCTATTTGTCCTCTATTGGGAGATGTAGTTGATAAAGGTGGAGTTAGAGATATCCACGCTTTTAAATGGGGGTTTCTGGCGGCCTCAGGAGCAATGCTTTTAGGGACTTTGCTTTTTTATGTTTTAAAAAATAAATATGTAGTTTCTCCAGAAGGAAGGCCATTAGGAGGTTTGCCTTCTAAAAATTTAGCTGATGATTTTGAAGAGGGTGAAGCACAAAAAGCTAATTTCTCTACTAAATCATTAATAGGAGCTGGAGTTGCATTTGTTATTTTAGGTTTGTTTTTTCACTATGTAGTTGGACAAAATTTAATCTACACTTTGATTTATTCAAGTGGATTGGCTTTAGCGGGATTAATTGTCTCTGATTCGTCTTTAACTAAAATTGAAAGAGATAGGATTTATGTAATTTACATTGTTTCATTTTTTATTATATTCTTTTGGGCAGCTTTTGAACAAGCGGGCTCTTCGTTAACTTTTATTGCAAATAATCAAACAGATAGAAATTTTTTCGGAATTTGGGATATGCCTCCTTCGATGGTACAAATTTTTAATGGCCTTTTTGTTGTGGTATTAGCTGTTCCTTTCAGTGTATTGTGGGACTACTTAAGAGCGAAAAGTAAAGAACCTATATCGCCAGTAAAATTAGCAATTGGTTTAGTTGTTATTACGGTAAGTTTCTTTATGATCGCAACTCAGGTTTCTTACATTGGAACTTCTGGATTGTTATTGGTTAAATGGTTAATTTTATTGTATTTCTTAAATACATGTGCAGAATTATGTTTGTCTCCAATTGGTTTATCATTAGTTGGTAAATTGTCGCCAAAACGTTTTGCTTCTTTGTTATTTGGAGTTTTCTTTTTATCAAATGCTTCTGGTTATGCTTTAGGTGGAACTTTAGGGTCAATTTTGCCTCCAACTGGGGATAAATATAAAGCGGCAGAAAAAGTTAATATAGATTTACAGTCCTTATTAGATAATAAAATTGTTGCAAATGGGGCAGAATTATTTGCTTTAGCTAAACTGCAGATTGCTAAAATTGACAAGGATAAAGCAAAAGAATTTAATTTAGATGTAGAAAAAAAGATAGAAACTATAGCTGAAATTAAAAGTCAAAAAGAAATAGCTAAAAAGAAAAATGTAAAATTTGAAACAAATTTTACTGTAAAAGATACTACATTTACTGCAAAAGAATTGGATATTATAAAAGAACAAAAAGTTATAACAGTTTCTTATCCAAAGTTTGCTGGATTTGAGATTCATAACCTTTATGAGTTTTTTATGGTTTTCGTGGTTCTTACTGGTATTGCAGCAATTATATTATTTGCTTTGACTCCAATGTTGAAAAAAATGATGCACGGTGTTAGGTAATTTATAAAATAAAAGTGATGAAAAACATCAACATTAGATTTTGTCTAATGTTGATGTTTTTTTATTACTACTAATAAAGTTTACAATGGAACAAGATTTAAATTTGGAACAAATTCAAAATTTTAAAGGAAAGTATCCTAAGCAATTATGGTATTTGTTTTTTAGTGAAATGTGGGAGCGATTCTGCTTCTATGGAATGAGGGGGATGTTAGTCGTTTTTATGGTTAATCAATTGGCAATGAACGAAAGGGTTGCTAATTTGCAGTATGGTGCAACACAAGCCTTCGTTTATGCGTTTACATTTGTTGGGGGAATGTTTGCAGATAAAATTCTGGGTTATCGAAAATCACTTTTTTGGGGTGGTTTGTTAATGATAGTAGGGAGTGTAATTTTATCTATAGATCCTAAGAATT is a window of Flavobacterium crocinum DNA encoding:
- a CDS encoding peptide MFS transporter is translated as MGENQVKTAHPKGLWVLFGTEMWERFNFYGMRALLTLFLVNSLLMKEEEASLIYGGFLGLCYLTPMLGGFVADRYLGNRNCILLGGLLMAIGQFLLFTSGSIFDENQSLAKTVMYCGLGVIVFGNGFFKPNISSMVGSLYPKQEKTKLDTAFTIFYMGINIGAFLGQSICPLLGDVVDKGGVRDIHAFKWGFLAASGAMLLGTLLFYVLKNKYVVSPEGRPLGGLPSKNLADDFEEGEAQKANFSTKSLIGAGVAFVILGLFFHYVVGQNLIYTLIYSSGLALAGLIVSDSSLTKIERDRIYVIYIVSFFIIFFWAAFEQAGSSLTFIANNQTDRNFFGIWDMPPSMVQIFNGLFVVVLAVPFSVLWDYLRAKSKEPISPVKLAIGLVVITVSFFMIATQVSYIGTSGLLLVKWLILLYFLNTCAELCLSPIGLSLVGKLSPKRFASLLFGVFFLSNASGYALGGTLGSILPPTGDKYKAAEKVNIDLQSLLDNKIVANGAELFALAKLQIAKIDKDKAKEFNLDVEKKIETIAEIKSQKEIAKKKNVKFETNFTVKDTTFTAKELDIIKEQKVITVSYPKFAGFEIHNLYEFFMVFVVLTGIAAIILFALTPMLKKMMHGVR
- a CDS encoding S9 family peptidase; amino-acid sequence: MSTSKITVILLFLVATVFGQQKITIENIYSGAFRAKGMDELQSLKNTDQYTVLNVDRASRSMQIDLYDFATLKKVSNLIDTKNHAALSEGIDSYIFDASEKKILIACNTNQIFRHSFTADYYLYDIASKSLTKLFDFQIQEPTFSPDGTKIAYARENNLYVYDIASKKSTPITTDGKKNAVINGITDWVYEEEFAFVRAFDWSKDSKKVAYIRFDESQVPEFSMSMFHKDLYPTIETFKYPKAGEKNSEVSLHIYDVAAGATKKVDLSKYNDFYIARLQWTNDANVLSAQVLNRHQDNLDLLFVDGNTATAKVVLNEKDKAYVDVTDNLTFLKDNSFIWTSEKDGFNHIYLYDKTGKLKTQVTKGNWEVVSYYGFDEKTKTIFYQSTENGSINRDIYRVGLDGKNKTRLTTKVGTSAATFSPNFQYFITTFSSNLVPTTYTLNEAKTGKELQVIENNQALADKLKGYNLPAKEFFVLKTAKGNELNAWILKPKDFDPSKKYPVFMYQYSGPGSQQVNNDWNNSDDYWFLSLTQQGYIVACVDGRGTGYKGADFKKVTQKELGKYEVEDQIDAAKVIGSYPYVDASRIGIFGWSYGGFMASNCIFQGNDVFKMAIAVAPVTNWRFYDSVYTERYMQTPQENASGYDQNSPINHVDKLKGKFLLIHGSGDDNVHVQNSMQMMEALIQANKQFDSQIYPDKNHGIYGGATRIQLYNKMTNFIKQNL